The genomic segment ATTGGCAGTGGCAGGATGATATCTCTGCGCGAGTCAGCTTTTTACGCTCCGATGCGGCTGGCCCTATCAGCGAAGCAGAAGAATATTTCTTTAACTCTCTATCTCGGCATATAAAACACGCCTTACGCCTGCAGCACAGCAATTTCGCCTCATCGCAAACCGAAAACGGCAGCTGCGCCGCCATAATCACGACTGATCTTACGCTTCTCCACTACACCGATTCATTTATGCAGCTGTTGGACGACGGCGGCCTGTCGGCTGGTTTTTCGCATAGATTATGTTTTAAAGATAGAAGCTCGCAAGAAAATCTTGCTGCAACATTAAGAACCATGGATTTACCCGGTGCACCAGACAGTGCAACTGTGCCAATCATTATCAACGGCAGCATAGCCGTTCTTGTGCATATATCTCCACTGTACCTTAGCGCCTGTACCTCGAGAGGCCAGCGAACCTTTTTGCTAAATCTTTCTACAGCGGGGCTATTTAAAACCGAAATACCTATACAGCAAAAGCTGGGGCTAACAGATGCCGAGTTTGCGATTTGCAAAGACCTGGCTCAGGGGGCTTGTATAAAAAGTATTACCGCAAAGCGTTGCCGCTCAGAGCATACTATCCGTAAACAGGTAAAAGATATCCAGAGCAAGCTTTCGGTAAGCACTCAGGCGGGGGTAGTCGCAAAGTACTATCAACTACTACTGAATTCATAACAATTCACTCGACCGGCGAACTCCTTTATACCCGCCAATAAGCGCTCTGGCTCAGTCAGCATAATATTGTGGCCACTCCTGGCGCAATGCACCCACTCACACAGCTCGCCCAGCGCTTGCTCCGCCTTAATCTCATAATTGAGTGGGTCGCGTGCTCCTATATAACACACAACGGGCGCCTGACAATGGCTAACTAAGTGTCTGATGGGCATATCACTAACAAAGTCCACACCGCTAAAGAAAACATCCAAGTTAAAATCCACCTTTTCTAACCACTGCTGTGGCAGAGGCGTGGGATCTAACTCGGGTACGACTTGCGCAAAATAGGCGGCAAGGCACTCCGGCCGCTTTTCGATCCAGAGTTGCTGTACTAAATTTTTCGCTAGCGCATTGCCCCGCGCGGAAAAATACCGTTGCAAAGATTTGGGCCCACCTAGTACCGGCGATATACAGACAATTCCCCCGACTCGGCTTGGCAGGCGCTCAGCCAACAGAAAAGCTGTGTGGCAGCCGGCAGAGTGAGCAAGGACAATCGCGGGCCCGTGCAAGGCGAGTATCGCTTGCAGCGCGTCTAGCCAGTGCTCTTGATACGCGCTTAAGTCCGTCTGCTCCCGATTTAGTCCAGAACCCGGTGAGTCCAGGTAGATAACAGTCCCAGCTAGAGCTTCAAATGCAGGGCGAAACAGACTGTGATTCAAGCCCGGCCCACCCGGAATAGCCACATAGGTTGAGCCGGCTGCACCTGGTTGAACCCAATAGCGATAGGTCAACCCGTGGACTATCACCGATTCTATTAACATCGCGTCAGCCATTGTCTTGCATCCCTTTGTTACGACAATTTACCTTCAGCTTACCCTCAGCCTCCACTAAACCAAACTATGCCGGCAAGGTATAAGCCAACACCGAAAATTGCATGATTGAGTAGGCTTTTCAGTCGTGCCGTCCAAGGTGCAGCCGTCCTGCTGGCGGCGATACCCTGCCCCATACCCGGTTGCATAAACAAAAAGGGTAGCAGCACCGTAGCTACGCCAAACCCTAGCGCTGGCCATAAGTTTGGCTGAAATAACCAGGCGTTGCCCACCCAGCCGAGAAACACTAACGCAAACACGACGCCTGTAATATAGTGAAAAACCCAACCCAGCCACAGCTCCGCAACGACCGGACTTGACTGAGCGATAGCTCTATGGAACACCCGGCCCGCCGATACGTGCCCAAGCCAGCGTCCGAGATATCGCATATTCATTGAAGGAGTATTAAACGCCCAGCGCTGCAGCCAGGCCCAGCAGTCAAGCAACGCCGTTGCGCTAACGCCAAGAAGAACCGCAGCTAAAACCCATTCAGATATTGACTTCATATTTGCCTCCCAACAGATCTAAAATAACAGTCTGCAACTTAAAGCCAACTTGAAGTCAAGAGATGAACAGAGAAGCTTTACTGGATATTGCTCAGGTCGCGCGCGAGGCTAATATAACAGCTGCTACGCTGCGCTATTATGAAGAGCTAATGTTAATTAAACCCGCCGGGCGTCAGGGGCTGAGGCGCCAGTACTACCCTCAGGTGATTCAACAATTAGGTTTAATTGCTTTAGCGCAAGAAGCGGGCTTTTCACTGCAAGACATAGGCGCTATGTTTGCAGGCGGCAAGCTACAAATCGACCGCGAGCAGCTTAGCGCTCAGGCGGACGAGCTGGACCGCCGCATTAAACGCCTAAGCGCTATGCGTGACGGTCTGCGCCACGCTGCACTGTGTCCCCACGAGGACCACCTAGAGTGCGATAAATTTCAACGGTTAATTAAAGTCGCGCAAAAATCGCGGCAGCTTAAGTCCAGACAAGCTCAGCCTCAGCAACTGAGTAAAACAAGTCGCAAGCACAACCATAAACTCTAGCGAATCATCGACTCTCTTGGCACAGTGAACGCTTCGGCCGTAGGATAAAATTACTGATCACAGATAACGGAGTTACGGATTGCGACTAGAATCTTCCTTTAGAAGCGTGCCCTTAGCCGAGATGGATGACATGGAGAGGCTGGGATCGTGATAGGGATTTTCCAAGGTAATGAATTTCAAGCCCTCCCTGCGCAAAAATTCTATTTCAGCCGCAAAGTGTTGACGAAACAAATCTTGCATACCTCCGTGCTGCTGTAACAAGTTAAGGCCCGTTTCGATTCTCTCGGCTAAATGAAGATTACCCTTGCCGACATAAAAAACCACTGGAAACCAGAAACTCACTACGGTATCCGGAACAACCGCCAGCTGTTCAGCAGTCTCCGAGCTGGCAATAGCCTCGCGATAGTCCATTAATGTCGCCGGTAGAAAATCAAACCTCCCCTGCTGCAGCATAGATACCAAAGACGTAACATGGGCGATATCACTGACCCGAAAACCATTGTGGCGGTAAATATCCACATCAGCCCAGCCACGACCCAAGCCGACTTGATAGTCGGCCAAGGCTAAAAGGTTGTCCAGCCGCCGGAAACAATCGATATCATTCGCACGTATAATCAAGCGCTGATGACCGAGCAGATTAAATAGGATGGGTACCTTTATGGGGTGATTTTCTTCATTTTTATCCTGGCTCGCCCCTGGCGGCAAATAAGGGCCTGTGCG from the Gilvimarinus sp. DA14 genome contains:
- a CDS encoding DUF2938 domain-containing protein, which gives rise to MKSISEWVLAAVLLGVSATALLDCWAWLQRWAFNTPSMNMRYLGRWLGHVSAGRVFHRAIAQSSPVVAELWLGWVFHYITGVVFALVFLGWVGNAWLFQPNLWPALGFGVATVLLPFLFMQPGMGQGIAASRTAAPWTARLKSLLNHAIFGVGLYLAGIVWFSGG
- a CDS encoding alpha/beta fold hydrolase encodes the protein MADAMLIESVIVHGLTYRYWVQPGAAGSTYVAIPGGPGLNHSLFRPAFEALAGTVIYLDSPGSGLNREQTDLSAYQEHWLDALQAILALHGPAIVLAHSAGCHTAFLLAERLPSRVGGIVCISPVLGGPKSLQRYFSARGNALAKNLVQQLWIEKRPECLAAYFAQVVPELDPTPLPQQWLEKVDFNLDVFFSGVDFVSDMPIRHLVSHCQAPVVCYIGARDPLNYEIKAEQALGELCEWVHCARSGHNIMLTEPERLLAGIKEFAGRVNCYEFSSS
- a CDS encoding helix-turn-helix domain-containing protein; the encoded protein is MNREALLDIAQVAREANITAATLRYYEELMLIKPAGRQGLRRQYYPQVIQQLGLIALAQEAGFSLQDIGAMFAGGKLQIDREQLSAQADELDRRIKRLSAMRDGLRHAALCPHEDHLECDKFQRLIKVAQKSRQLKSRQAQPQQLSKTSRKHNHKL